The stretch of DNA GGAAATTGAAAATGGCGAAAGAAGAGAGATTTGAAAAAATATATTCTCAGGGAGCATTAACTACTACTGAGATATGGGTGGATAAGGAAACTGGTGTGAATTATTTATATCATGCATGTGGGTATTCAGGTGGACTGACTCCATTGTTGGACAGAGATGGGAAACCAGTTATTTCTCAGGCTATAAATAGATGACCTTAGAAACAGCAACTGTTATGGTAAGTAACAGCATCGTCACAATATGTATATGGTCGATTGGTGTGTGCGGTAATATACTATATTCAGAAAAACAATTCAGGAGATTTTTATGAGAAGATCAGGTTGGACAAAATGGTTGATCGTGATTCCGGCAATGCTAGGCATTGTGTTGGTGACCTATGTGCGGTATACAACGGATATCTGGGGATTTGGTGCATTTATCTGCCAGCTGATTGCAATTTTGGAATTGGCTTATGGTCTGCGAATTGCGATGCTGGCACAGAATAGAAAGAAGTCCTATCGGTTAACACCGGAAGAACGACATGAGTATGCACGGTATTTATATGAGAAGCAATATCACCGTTACCCTGCTGTAGCGAATCAGATGCTTTTGGTTATGGCACGGATGAGTGTACTCCTTAACAATTATGAACGGGCTGCACAGGAGCTGGCAGATATTCGTATAGATAAATTCAATCCAGCACAGTTGAAGTTGTATTATTACCTGAAAGTGGTTACAGCAATGGCAGCAGGAGATGCGACAGGGATTCAAGAGAGCCAGATGTGTTACGCAGGGATTCCGGATACTAAATGCACATATCCGTCAAAAGCAGAGCTTGCTATGTGGATAGAGCAGAGAGCGGCAGCGCAGATGGCAGAGGCACTGAAGAAGGCAGTGCCGGATAAAAAAGAGCATCCGATACGGATCAGTATCATTACTTTGGTTCTTGCGTATAGTACCTTCTTCTATGGATTGTGGTATGGTATAAAACGTGATATGGGATATGAAGTGAGATATCGTTTCGCAGAAATATCGATTACTGTTATTACAATCAGTCTGGCGGTTCTTTTGATCTGGGGGATCGTGAGTTTATACAGACACAATTGCCAGGCATTATCCATACAATTCGGTAAAAACAAAGTGGCATTGATAATTGTCTATGGAGCTGCTGCGATATTTGCACTTTTGATTATTGGAATGAGTGGTCTGAGTGTAGTGTTCGGAATGGATGGAACAGAAACGGTGACTGGTTGTGACAGCAAATATACGTATATAACTGTGCAGGAAGATTATGGTGGTGAACGGAGATACAGAACCAATAATCCATTTGTTATGCAGAGTATGGATGGTCTGTGGTGGTCTTCGGATACAATAGATGAAGAAGATAATCAAGAAGAGGATACTACAGAATTACCGGATTTGGATACAGAGAATTCAACAGATTCAGAGGATATTCAGAGTGGAAATACCATAGAAGATTACGAGACAGAAGGGCAGCATGATGGTCTGACAATTCAAAATGCAATGCTGGCAGTTTATAATTACCTTCAGGAGCAGAATACACTTCAAAATATGGCGTTCAGTTACACGGCGAATGCAAAGGGAGAAGTCTATGCTGTCGTCAGCGAAACGCAGGAAACAAAGAACGGTAATACGGTAAATGTGAGATACTGTCTGTACGATAATGGTTCCAAGACAGATGCAGATGGTAATTCCTGCGAAGAACTGGTGTTAGAAAAAGTATATCCGGATGGCAATTACGAGACCGAATTGGTAGATTTTTATCTGGTAAATGCAGATACGATGCAGGTGACAGACGAACAGAAGAATACGTGGTAAAATAAATTCTGGGGAAGTAGGTGCATTGTATGACAATGAGAGAAAAAATAAAACTATTATCGTAAATGTTTCAAGCGGACTGGGTTCTTTTGGAAGTATGCAAAAGGACTCCAAGACATAAGAGGTGAACTGCGCTGATCCAGGTGCCACGGCAACAGATTTGAATGTCGACGGAGGAAAGCAAACAGTACAGGCGCAATCGTAAAACTTGCAATGATTGATAAAACCGGACTAACAGTAACTTTTATTAGTCGATTTGGAAATATGCCTTGGTAATCAACAATTCCGGTTTTACTGACTAAGAAAATGAGGAGGATTCATAATGAGTGAGAAAACAGAGATTACTTTTATGCAAACAAGACTAATCCGGCTTGCTTCAGAAGAGTGGCATTTACCTGTTGAACAGATTATCCACTTGTTTAAAGAAGCCGATGTTCTTGGATATATAGAAAAATGCTATGGGATTTTTCATTGTGAAGGCGATGAAGCTGTGCTTGAAGATATTACTGAATTTTTGCAAAGAAAGGGGATAGAGATTAGTGCTTGAGTTAAAAGATGGATTTGTTCTCTATCATGGAAGTTATTGTGAAGTAAAAGAGCCAGATCTTGCCAAATGTGCAAAGAGAAAAGATTTTGGACAGGGATTTTATTTAACCACATCAAAGGAACAGGAAGAAAGTTTTCTGAGAACCTCAATAGCCAAAGCCATCGCAACCGGAACAATTGAAGAGGGGCAGAAGTTTGGATATATTTCAACTTTTGAATTCAAACTTTCAGAAAATCTTGAAACGCATATTTTTGAAAATGCAGATGTGGACTGGTTACATTGTATCGCCGCTCACCGAAAGAAAAAAATGTTTATTGAGGTTGAACGTGAAATGGCAAAATATGATATCATTGCAGGAAAGATTGCGGATGATGCAACAAACGCTACTCTTACCGCTTATCTTGCGGGTGCTTTTGGGACTGCAGGTGATAAAGTAGCAGACGATTTCTGTATCAGACAGTTGCTGCCGAATAAATTGAAAGATCAATACTGCTTTAAAACTGAGGCAGCTATTGAGTGTCTGAAATTTGTGAAAGGTGAGAAGATATGGCTGAAGTAACAATTCCAAAGGAAAAAATGAATTATACAATCGACCTTCTGATCACTATGGTGACAGATGAAATCGCAGAAGAGACAGGCAAGGACAGAAACGAGGTATTGACAGATTTTTTGTGTTCAAAGACAGGAAAAGCACTGTATGATGAGAAGACAAAGCTGTGGTGCACTGGTCCGGCATATATAGCTGAACTGTATATGGAAGAATTAAAGAAATCCTGATATGGGATGTGAGT from Blautia sp. SC05B48 encodes:
- a CDS encoding DUF6440 family protein: MAKEERFEKIYSQGALTTTEIWVDKETGVNYLYHACGYSGGLTPLLDRDGKPVISQAINR
- a CDS encoding DUF3791 domain-containing protein, with protein sequence MSEKTEITFMQTRLIRLASEEWHLPVEQIIHLFKEADVLGYIEKCYGIFHCEGDEAVLEDITEFLQRKGIEISA
- a CDS encoding DUF3990 domain-containing protein; this encodes MLELKDGFVLYHGSYCEVKEPDLAKCAKRKDFGQGFYLTTSKEQEESFLRTSIAKAIATGTIEEGQKFGYISTFEFKLSENLETHIFENADVDWLHCIAAHRKKKMFIEVEREMAKYDIIAGKIADDATNATLTAYLAGAFGTAGDKVADDFCIRQLLPNKLKDQYCFKTEAAIECLKFVKGEKIWLK